In Persicimonas caeni, a single window of DNA contains:
- a CDS encoding serine hydrolase domain-containing protein, which yields MKRLTLVVLYVFLVSSAFSCRTSPPIPPDEPQAEEPADTPEQSEQPEQGEESNAQEDQPGYQDPQGRFSAPIPENWSVEQREGYATAVGPDKKIKLHMMALDGGKVAEAIEQMWPKVNPDLELEATQTLNPPAAQGLEEITVVNYKMGKEGYVKQASGWRVGNTVYLALIEGELVPVQKRASQLQLIASGFQKSTMQQESIAGKKPAKLDKEKLAKFDAHVAQMVELFGVPGASIGVVQDGEVVYAKAFGERKMGGEPMTTDTLMMVGSTSKTMTTMLMADAVDEGKLEWDKAAQLILPEFSVKDPEISKKITVENLVCACTGVPRRDFEIFFNFNDMSAEDTIESLETFEFFTDFGEAFQYSNQMVATGGYVTAAALGSEYGKLQDGYIAAMDERIFGPIGMKATTLSFDDAIGSGKAATPYVLGLDATYEPTPLDVERFVVPLAPAGAVWSNTDDMTKYIITQLNKGVAPDGKRVVSAENLTHTWKPQVEINALASYGLGWIVADYKGQTMISHGGNTTGFTSELAFLPDAGLGITILSNGGAANNFSQAIRNGLFELAFDLEPQASKNAQFAHKTTVEETAKMKKRLQDIDPKAVKSFVGSYQSDELGEVTVSLKDGKLVVDAGEFASAVRPMKSEQTGELVYTTVDPPVIGAEMKFEEKDGKKIIELGQGVVSYTFVKTQ from the coding sequence ATGAAGCGACTCACTTTAGTCGTACTATATGTGTTTCTTGTGTCTTCTGCCTTCTCGTGCCGCACCAGCCCGCCGATTCCTCCCGACGAGCCGCAAGCCGAAGAGCCGGCTGATACGCCGGAGCAATCGGAGCAACCCGAACAAGGCGAAGAGAGCAACGCCCAGGAAGATCAGCCCGGCTATCAGGATCCGCAGGGGCGCTTCTCCGCCCCCATCCCCGAGAACTGGTCAGTCGAGCAGCGCGAGGGTTACGCCACGGCGGTCGGGCCAGACAAGAAGATCAAGCTACACATGATGGCCCTCGACGGCGGCAAGGTCGCCGAGGCGATCGAGCAGATGTGGCCCAAGGTCAACCCCGATCTCGAGCTCGAGGCGACGCAGACGCTCAACCCGCCGGCAGCCCAGGGCCTCGAGGAGATTACCGTCGTCAACTACAAGATGGGCAAGGAAGGCTACGTCAAGCAGGCCTCCGGCTGGCGCGTCGGCAACACGGTGTATCTGGCGCTTATCGAAGGCGAGCTCGTTCCCGTCCAGAAACGCGCTTCCCAGCTGCAACTGATCGCCAGCGGGTTTCAGAAGAGCACGATGCAGCAGGAGAGCATCGCCGGCAAAAAGCCGGCCAAGCTCGACAAAGAGAAGCTGGCCAAATTCGACGCGCACGTCGCCCAGATGGTCGAGCTGTTCGGCGTGCCCGGCGCCTCCATCGGCGTGGTCCAGGATGGCGAAGTCGTCTATGCCAAGGCCTTCGGCGAGCGTAAGATGGGCGGCGAGCCCATGACCACCGACACGCTCATGATGGTCGGGTCGACCAGCAAGACGATGACCACGATGCTCATGGCAGACGCGGTCGACGAGGGCAAGCTCGAGTGGGACAAGGCCGCCCAGCTCATCCTGCCCGAGTTTTCGGTCAAAGACCCCGAGATCTCCAAAAAGATCACCGTCGAGAACCTGGTCTGCGCCTGCACGGGCGTGCCGCGGCGCGACTTCGAGATCTTTTTCAACTTCAACGACATGAGCGCCGAAGACACCATCGAGTCGCTCGAGACCTTCGAGTTCTTCACCGACTTCGGCGAAGCCTTCCAGTACAGCAACCAGATGGTCGCCACCGGCGGCTACGTCACCGCCGCCGCCCTGGGCAGCGAGTACGGAAAGCTGCAGGACGGCTATATCGCGGCGATGGACGAGCGCATCTTCGGCCCCATCGGCATGAAAGCGACGACGCTGTCGTTCGACGACGCGATCGGCTCGGGCAAAGCGGCGACACCCTACGTGCTCGGCCTCGACGCCACCTACGAGCCCACCCCGCTCGACGTCGAGCGCTTCGTCGTGCCGCTGGCACCGGCCGGCGCAGTCTGGTCGAATACCGACGACATGACCAAGTACATCATCACCCAGCTCAACAAGGGCGTCGCCCCTGACGGCAAACGCGTGGTCTCGGCCGAAAACCTCACCCACACCTGGAAGCCGCAGGTCGAAATCAACGCTCTGGCGAGCTACGGCCTGGGCTGGATCGTGGCTGACTACAAAGGCCAGACGATGATCTCACACGGCGGCAACACCACCGGGTTCACCTCCGAGCTGGCGTTTCTGCCCGACGCAGGCCTGGGCATCACGATCCTGAGCAACGGCGGAGCCGCCAACAATTTCTCCCAAGCGATTCGCAACGGCCTATTCGAACTCGCCTTCGACCTCGAGCCTCAAGCGTCGAAGAACGCTCAATTCGCCCACAAGACCACCGTCGAGGAGACCGCCAAGATGAAGAAGCGCCTCCAAGACATCGACCCCAAGGCGGTCAAGAGCTTCGTGGGCAGCTACCAGAGCGACGAGTTGGGTGAGGTCACCGTGAGTCTGAAGGACGGCAAGCTGGTCGTCGACGCCGGCGAGTTCGCCAGCGCCGTGCGCCCCATGAAATCCGAGCAGACCGGCGAGCTCGTCTATACCACCGTCGATCCGCCCGTGATCGGCGCCGAGATGAAGTTCGAAGAGAAGGACGGTAAGAAGATCATCGAGCTCGGCCAGGGCGTCGTCTCGTATACCTTCGTCAAGACTCAGTAG
- a CDS encoding TraB/GumN family protein, which yields MQRRLFILLIAFALSFAGCDKQQAQKTDAPAEEVADTQMVGAPEEAPLEAEPDTEPTEQATEQLIERALLWKVEGPNGPLYLFGTIHGGVEGLTWEAFPPPARQALDASKVVVLEANLADVNQQELANTMMLPSGKSLEKMLGEEAFDDLSKATGQMSVILDRLQPWAAYSELSRKMIGGGAAVDKMVEESARAQSKELVYLEGVKEQIGLLQKAVDAELLRYMVETREDQKKLLDELIAAYQAGDADKLAKVAFDPQEMERHPKMYEVLFDRRNKAWVGELEKLVQRGDVFVAVGAGHLVGDNSVIAMLEKKGHEVERVSAADNTESDDAK from the coding sequence GTGCAACGACGACTCTTCATACTCCTGATCGCCTTCGCCCTCTCCTTTGCCGGCTGCGACAAGCAGCAGGCTCAGAAGACCGACGCGCCCGCCGAGGAGGTGGCCGACACCCAGATGGTGGGCGCGCCCGAGGAAGCACCGCTCGAGGCCGAGCCCGACACAGAGCCGACCGAGCAGGCGACCGAGCAGCTCATCGAGCGCGCACTCCTGTGGAAGGTCGAGGGGCCCAACGGGCCGCTGTACCTGTTTGGCACGATTCACGGGGGCGTCGAAGGCCTGACGTGGGAGGCTTTTCCGCCTCCAGCCAGGCAGGCGCTCGACGCATCGAAGGTGGTGGTGCTCGAGGCGAACTTGGCCGACGTGAATCAACAGGAACTCGCCAACACAATGATGCTTCCGAGCGGCAAGTCGCTCGAGAAGATGCTCGGCGAAGAAGCGTTCGACGACCTCTCGAAGGCCACCGGCCAGATGTCGGTCATCCTCGACCGCCTGCAGCCGTGGGCGGCCTACTCCGAGCTGAGCCGAAAAATGATTGGAGGCGGCGCGGCGGTCGACAAGATGGTCGAGGAGAGCGCCCGCGCGCAGTCCAAGGAGCTCGTCTACCTCGAGGGCGTCAAAGAACAGATCGGCTTGCTGCAGAAGGCGGTCGACGCCGAGTTGCTGCGCTACATGGTGGAGACCCGCGAGGATCAAAAGAAGCTGCTCGACGAGCTTATCGCCGCCTATCAGGCCGGCGACGCCGACAAGTTGGCCAAGGTCGCCTTCGACCCTCAGGAGATGGAGCGCCACCCGAAGATGTACGAAGTTCTGTTCGACCGGCGAAACAAGGCGTGGGTCGGCGAGCTCGAAAAGCTCGTGCAGCGCGGCGATGTCTTCGTGGCTGTCGGCGCGGGCCACCTGGTCGGCGACAACAGCGTGATCGCGATGCTCGAGAAGAAGGGACACGAGGTCGAGCGAGTTTCGGCGGCAGACAACACAGAGAGCGATGATGCGAAGTGA